TACATCCTCAGCATCCGCTTCTGAAAGAGTTTAATTATCAAATTTTCGTTGATCTAAGGGAAACGTGTACGTTTAATTCATGATGGCGGCCTACAAATTAGTGCTGATCCGCCACGGAGAGAGCAACTGGAACCAGGAGAACCGCTTCTGCGGTTGGTTCGATGCAGATTTGAGCGCAACCGGAGAAAAGGAGGCGAGGAGGGGTGGAGAGGCCCTGAAAGGTGAGGAAGGACACCGTTTATTCCCTTTTTTAGAGTAACGATATCTCTGACATGCCGTCGGCCGCAGCATATTGCATAATAGCTGGTGCACGCATCAGGTCATAGCCCGCCCCCTGCGCGCGTCAGGAGGACGTGTGAACGTGCCGAGGTGATGCTTTCATGTCATGTGGCTGCGGCAGTGAGCACAGGGCCACAGACCTACAGAGTGCACACAGAATATATTATATAACCATGCAAAGCACGGCTCCTGTTTGATGCTCAGTGTTGTTACCTGCTCAGGTGCATCTGGCTTGTTTTTGTCAGCAGAACAGGGAAACATCACATTACCAGCTACATTATTCACTGAGTGTAGCCTCTATACACCAGCTGTCATGATGCTAGTGTTGCCAACAAAAACTACCTCTTATTAATTGAATAGTCTCATTTTGCAGcttcacaaattaaaaaaaatggtcttTCAAACATGCTTAAGATCAACCGAGAAAGAAACATATTAACTGATTATGAAATAAGCtgctaaacacaaaacaataccaCTTATATTTAAATGAAATTGTCTGTCtattgtgtctttgtctgtgaaACTCACAGATGCCGGCTTCGAGTTTGATATTTGCTACACCTCTGTGCTGAAGCGGGCTATCAGGACACTGTGGCTGGTCTTAGATGGCATTGACCAGATGTGGGTGCCAGTGCATCGGACCTGGCGGCTCAATGAGCGTCACTACGGAGGCCTGACAGGCCTGAACAAGGCTGAGACAGCTGCCAAGCACGGTGAGGCTCAGGTGAAGATCTGGAGGCGCTCATTCGATATCCCTCCCCCTTCCATGGGCCCAGAGCACGATTACTACACTATCATCAGCAAGGTGAGATATGACATCAATGGTgcgtacacacagacaggcagcttTGTTAGTGTGTGAGTATAAAGTAGTTGTGTGCATGTTGGCTAACTTTGTCAAGAACTCTGCAACAAAAAGGAAGCGTGACTGGAACGGAGTGTCTCTGAATTTAATCAGCTGTGTCACCATTTATGATGAAACCAGCAGAAATCATTAAACAGTGGATTtaagatatagatatatacagCACCCTCAGTATCTGCTAGCATACCCAAGAGCATGTTCACTGTGGGTTAATATGTGACTGACAAGAATGAGTTCTTCTGGGTTTAAGTTCAAAGTTCAGCAATGACAAACTATTCCTGTCTTGACAGGAGCAGAAACATAAGTTTGACAttactaatatatatatatatacactgacGTTGTCTGCTGTGCAGGATCGTCGCTACGCAGACCTAACCGAGGACCAGCTGCCTTCCTGCGAGAGCCTTAAGGACACCATTGCCCGAGCGCTGCCTTTCTGGAATGAGGAGATTGCCCCACAGATCAAACAGGGGAAAAGAGTGCTCATCGCTGCCCATGGAAACAGTCTGAGGGGAATTGTCAAGCATCTGGAGGGTGAGTGACGAGTCAATGACAGTGGTGTTTTGGAAAACTACTGTAATGACTGCTTGCTGACAATTTCAAAAAACATTGAAGTGGCTTTTCACATCCTGTGGAATATCTCAATTGATTTTTAAACATTACACTTATAGTGTATCTGTTTTGTATGTGCTGCACCTGCAGGAATGTCAGATGAAGCTATTATGGAACTGAACCTGCCAACAGGCATCCCCATTCTCTACGAGCTCGACAAGAACCTGAAGCCTGTCAAGCCGATGCAGTTCCTGGGAGATGAGGAAACTGTACGCAAAGCCATGGAAGCTGTTGCTGCTCAGGGAAAGGCCAAGaagtaaaacaagagaaaggcTCCCTCTGTGCACACTGGTAACAGGTGGTCAATAAGAAGGTGACCTCAGATTAGCATTTTTCCTGAATCCTAATGTATTTTAGGGTGTAATGTGTGATGAAATATTCTGTAGATTGTTAAAGACAACCTCACTCTACCTGCACGGTGCAGGGGAGCAATAGATTATAAGCCACTGGGAGATATTAAGAGGGCCACAGCTCTCAAGAGATTGTGGATACATTGTACTAAAATTGCACATTAATataacatttgttttaaaaatgtaattttacttTTACAAATAACAGGATTATAATAGGATTTATTATTTCTTTGAGCATGGGTATGTGTCTGGTGCTACACACATTTAAATCCAATGATGATCGCTGACATAggatttgatttatttatatgtttgttcAATATATTCCTGTAATAGTGGGATATCTTTTTGCAGTCTCTTGAGAGCAGGATGAGGTGGCTTTAGAGTCCTATTCTCTAACGTTGTATGGGTTTTGTGTAGTCTTCTATGTGGTTGCTGCCTGcctgtgatgtgtctgtttgcatttTGAATGGTGTCAAACACTGCTCTGTTATCAGTTTTGCACTGTTCAGCTAacgtatctgtgtgtctgatccTGTTTGGTCTGTCATTGCCTCTCACATGCCATCATAATATCCACGTGCCTCCTGCCAAACAGAACATTCCTACTGCAGAGTCTTTCATCCTTAAATGTAACTCCTTGTGCTGGATACAGATGTCCTGAAAGGTccaatcaaataaatgtaaagttATTGACAAACCATGCTGACTGTGAGTGAACAGTATTATAAAAGTGACTGACAGAAATAATGGGTTGTTTCAGTAGATCATTCTAAAAACATAactataaaataatatattcgattttcttttacttgtatttacatttacaaataGAAGGTAGGAGCACACTTTATGGGCAGTGATCTTTTTTGCCTGGATCAATACTTTACAGGGTGTACGGGCCCTTTAACTGCATTTATATTGTGAAATATTATGCTTATTAAATTACAGCACTGATTTAAATAGAGGGAAGTAAAGACAAGCACAATACATTTCTACACTTTATTCCATTTATTCATAACGACACGAGttgcaaacaaataaaagtctaCGACAATTTGTGACCATTTCCGGTTTACAAACTGTACTATTTCACAAAGTAATTCGTCTGCTATAACCGTAGACATGATGGAGTTACGGGTTTTTATAATTGGGCTCCCTACGGATGACACAAAACAGCGGTAGCACAATCACCGGAAATCTGGAAAAATGTTGGGACTCCTACTCCCAATGTACCTTGCGAGTTGTATGCCAACTGCAACCGCCAATCATTAAAAAGAAGACGACTTCAAGTCCCATAATGCAGTTTGTTTAGTGTTGTCAGATGTAGTCGCAGGCGGGAGCAGACGTTCTTGAAATAAACGTATGTTGTTTACAAATGGAGTCATCTCTGGAGCTCATCGATAAGATACACGCGTGATTCCTGCAGTATATAGCTGTAGTCACCCCGCAAAACGTCAACATGAGAAAAATTACAGAAAATCAAGGGACCCCTCGGTAAGACACTACGGATTCTTTGAACCCTTAATTAtacccacattttaaaactaaaGCAAGAGGATTTACGTAAGTTTCTAAAAGATGTCTCAAAATCGTTTTGTTTGCGTTCACACTTTGATAACCTACGGGCTTTGTTACTGTTTTCGTAGGTTGCAGTagcgttagctagctagctaaacaTTACTTCCTGAAACAACAGCTAGCTCAAGTCGGCATTTTTCTTTATAAATTAGCGGCCAGTGTAAGACTGTAGTGCACTTATTAGAAGTAACCTTAATGTTATTGTTTGTCTTAAAAGTGAGTCCAGCACGGTGCCACGCTGTTTAAACTATGTAAAGAGTAGCTGACAAAAAGTCAGTTTCTCTGCTAACGTTAGCGGGCTGTTCCGATAACTGCTAGCACGTCTGCTGCAGAGCTCACTAGTATTACCGTACGTTTCTAATAGTGATATTTAGGGCGACGACACAGCATGTTAACTTTAACATTAAGTTTTATCATGCTGGACTCGCGTAAATATGCGTATCACGCTGTGATTGGTGATTGGCACAGTAGGGGCGAGATTCCAAAGTGGCGTTTGGCATGCCTCGCTTGCTGTGTGccgatctcaaagtgccatgcCTGGCTGTTTTGGTGGCATGTGGCGATCTAAAAGTGCCATGCcagtgccatgtctggctgttttggtggcatgtggcgatctgtggctcacatgcctCTGTTTTTAAGCAACATGCCATTTTGTTGGGGGAAGTTTTGATGGCATTTAGTGCACGTTTTGAACTTTATTGCTTAGACAGTCTGCTTAAGCACTGTATGGCGTTTGTACCGATGTGTCAGCGCTGGCTGTTTTAGTGACAGTCTGTTCTAGCGCGTTGTATCACTCGGTGGACGTAGTGTTGTGAGATGTGTCTAGTGTATGTGTAAACCAGGAAGCTCAGGGTCaacgtgtgtgcgtgcgcagGGAGCGAGAGAAGCAGACATATACCGAGGACGGCACAGTAGTAGTGAGTAGTTTGTCGTTTTGTTAGTCTGGTTGTCAcggtgatggggaatatttgcTGGAATATTTGCGTACTGTGTGGGTAGCAATCATATATAATGTTGCTGTTTTAGTTATGTGCAGCTCCTTGTCTTCCGCTTACAGACAGTGGCATTCCGCTAAAAACAGGCATATGAGCCACAGAGCTGCATGTACCACTGGAAGATCCATACATACCAATTTCAGCAGCACATAATATATAAGTGACACATGGTGCTAGAGCAGACTGTCCAACTGATAAATCCCAAAACaggcattaaatggcaccaaaacatccccaaaAGCTGTCATGCCACTGTAAGCTCTGTAAGCGGCATGAAGACAAGGAGCTgcactaggcttgtgcaaaatctaTCGCGTGCagttaatcgtcagaaaaactgtccccgattaatatttgccacttatcgattatggcaattagtgcctcgtcatgatgacgcatttgtgtgtgcgacgtactcttaccatcacccgcaagcgtgcacatgtgagcccgcaataacaataatgggagaaggcagtggtattcagttaaaagatgcggagcagcacgttcctaacagaggttcaacgtctgtcaccataagccggagtacgaagaaagctGAAGAAAGCGCGATGAGGCCACAGCGCCAGACATGCATACGCGACATGCATACGCgccatgcattaggtgtgaagcgtggagcgttggttgttgccatagtaactggatgtttgttGTTATCAAAAGAATAAACTCCCAACTGGAGAAACTGCCTTCCGATTTTTGTTTACGTACTCCACAGCAACATAGCAAAACAtaacaacagcgaagtctcctccagcagatattggaaagaattccactcagccgagaatccgcggtacgtttagtcattgtgctccttacgaccaaactaagcgccgGAAGAACGTAAGGCAGattgatttgcacacacatacatttaaatgtggaattgtcctgtttgtttgtaatgtttttttctgctgttgttctacagtatgagtaaAAACACGCACTAGTGtctgacatattccagtcacaggttaatttgcacagacacattttgttaacttgaaataatcactgatgtgacttttttctgaacttatttgtcctgtttaattttattgttgatatgcactcctctgtgaccttaagataagaacatttgaaggagaaggttactttaaatgtttgcttcattatta
This Parambassis ranga chromosome 15, fParRan2.1, whole genome shotgun sequence DNA region includes the following protein-coding sequences:
- the LOC114447769 gene encoding phosphoglycerate mutase 1-like, translated to MMAAYKLVLIRHGESNWNQENRFCGWFDADLSATGEKEARRGGEALKDAGFEFDICYTSVLKRAIRTLWLVLDGIDQMWVPVHRTWRLNERHYGGLTGLNKAETAAKHGEAQVKIWRRSFDIPPPSMGPEHDYYTIISKDRRYADLTEDQLPSCESLKDTIARALPFWNEEIAPQIKQGKRVLIAAHGNSLRGIVKHLEGMSDEAIMELNLPTGIPILYELDKNLKPVKPMQFLGDEETVRKAMEAVAAQGKAKK